Proteins from a single region of Chanodichthys erythropterus isolate Z2021 chromosome 13, ASM2448905v1, whole genome shotgun sequence:
- the cdca5 gene encoding sororin, with amino-acid sequence MSNKTTRLSSRKSSDQIRKSNGNSPPRRRSCRLSANEENLASKLVAPPVAVKRSITVRKIAPRKTQAPSDSNKENVEHSSEVPTKLSKVLTSSPAVATAPKTTVLSPILPPSSPSSQPKELEQDPIWSQKVRRSYSRLSIGDRSFESPKSQPAPSSSPNNRETLFGFERLETPEVMRKTERSKIAPLGSVSFSMGSFNISAADDSASNPPEVDPNIPGVCLGKKSTRRKRVPQIKMSELDVLAAKMNAEFEEAESFELFVE; translated from the exons ATGAGCAACAAAACTACGCGATTATCGTCGAGGAAAAGCAGCGATCAAATCAGAA AGTCAAATGGAAATAGTCCACCGCGAAGGAGGTCCTGCAGGTTGTCTGCAAATGAAGAAAATCTGGCCTCTAAACTTGTG GCTCCACCTGTGGCTGTGAAACGGTCGATCACTGTTAGGAAAATTGCACCCAGGAAAACCCAG GCCCCGTCTGACAGCAACAAGGAGAATGTGGAACATTCATCTGAAGTGCCGACAAAGCTGTCCAAAGTTTTGACATCATCCCCAGCTGTAGCAACAGCGCCTAAGACCACTGTCCTCTCTCCCATCCTTCCTCCTTCATCTCCGTCTTCTCAGCCCAAAGAATTGGAGCAGGACCCCATTTGGTCCCAAAAAGTGCGCCGCTCCTACAGTCGCCTGAGTATTGGGGACAGGTCCTTTGAAAGCCCCAAATCCCAGCCTGCACCTTCCTCTTCACCCAACAACCGAGAGACCCTGTTTGGTTTTGAGAGGCTGGAGACACCAGAGGTGATGCGTAAAACTGAGAGATCTAAAATAGCTCCTCTGGGCTCTGTGTCTTTCTCCATGGGTTCTTTCAACATCTCTGCTGCTGATGACAGTGCGTCCAACCCTCCAGAAGTTGATCCAAACATCCCTGGTGTTTGTCTGGGGAAGAAGTCGACCAGGAGGAAGCGTGTACCACAGATAAAG ATGTCAGAGTTGGATGTTCTTGCCGCAAAGATGAATGCAGAGTTTGAGGAAGCTGAAAGTTTTGAACTGTTTGTTGAATGA